A genomic stretch from Setaria italica strain Yugu1 chromosome VII, Setaria_italica_v2.0, whole genome shotgun sequence includes:
- the LOC101773323 gene encoding probable WRKY transcription factor 62 isoform X2 — MNILESSTHGGCQAVINEIEHQRALMMDLHDLILPILDPYSGQEKLVQQLFQDIFSCSSKVISFLELGDNNSGKQANLIKYKRKGSKNNMEGYILEEEPKEVGNKRRKNAQHIGSVVTQAPYFDGYQWRKYGQKWISKAKHFRSYYRCANSKGQGCLATKTVQQKETDGSGKISQILKWQGHLRLPL, encoded by the exons ATGAACATCCTTGAATCTTCCACTCATGGTGGCTGCCAAGCGGTGATCAACGAGATTGAACACCAAAGGGCTCTCATGATGGACCTACATGACCTTATCTTACCAATACTTGATCCCTATAGTGGGCAGGAGAAGCTTGTTCAGCAACTCTTTCAGGACATATTCAGTTGCTCAAGTAAGGTTATCTCTTTTCTAGAACTTGGTGATAATAATAGTGGGAAACAGGCCAATCTTATCAAATATAAGAGAAAAGGCAGTAAGAATAACATGGAGGGTTACATattggaggaggaacccaaggAAGTTGGAAATAAGAGAAG GAAGAATGCACAGCACATAGGTTCAGTCGTGACACAAGCACCATACTTTGATGGATATCAATGGAGGAAGTATGGACAGAAGTGGATCTCCAAAGCAAAGCATTTTAG GAGCTACTATAGATGTGCCAATAGTAAAGGGCAAGGGTGTCTTGCAACCAAGACAGTGCAACAGAAGGAAACCGATGGAAGTGGAAAG ATTTCACAGATATTGAAATGGCAAGGGCACTTGAGATTACCTCTATGA
- the LOC101773323 gene encoding probable WRKY transcription factor 62 isoform X1 gives MNILESSTHGGCQAVINEIEHQRALMMDLHDLILPILDPYSGQEKLVQQLFQDIFSCSSKVISFLELGDNNSGKQANLIKYKRKGSKNNMEGYILEEEPKEVGNKRRKNAQHIGSVVTQAPYFDGYQWRKYGQKWISKAKHFRSYYRCANSKGQGCLATKTVQQKETDGSGKVRLFNVDYYGQHICKKDGIIHPYVVETTSHSVPIVHDNQSSISTFVNNDVHGIQDESYENLFVVPDMPEYFTDFTDIEMARALEITSMNLPLISEDIWA, from the exons ATGAACATCCTTGAATCTTCCACTCATGGTGGCTGCCAAGCGGTGATCAACGAGATTGAACACCAAAGGGCTCTCATGATGGACCTACATGACCTTATCTTACCAATACTTGATCCCTATAGTGGGCAGGAGAAGCTTGTTCAGCAACTCTTTCAGGACATATTCAGTTGCTCAAGTAAGGTTATCTCTTTTCTAGAACTTGGTGATAATAATAGTGGGAAACAGGCCAATCTTATCAAATATAAGAGAAAAGGCAGTAAGAATAACATGGAGGGTTACATattggaggaggaacccaaggAAGTTGGAAATAAGAGAAG GAAGAATGCACAGCACATAGGTTCAGTCGTGACACAAGCACCATACTTTGATGGATATCAATGGAGGAAGTATGGACAGAAGTGGATCTCCAAAGCAAAGCATTTTAG GAGCTACTATAGATGTGCCAATAGTAAAGGGCAAGGGTGTCTTGCAACCAAGACAGTGCAACAGAAGGAAACCGATGGAAGTGGAAAGGTGAGGCTGTTCAATGTTGACTATTATGGCCAGCACATTTGCAAGAAGGATGGCATAATTCATCCATATGTTGTTGAGACAACAAGTCATAGCGTACCAATTGTCCATGATAACCAAAGCAGTATCTCAACTTTTGTTAATAACGATGTCCATGGAATTCAGgatgaaagctatgaaaattTATTTGTGGTGCCTGATATGCCAGAATATTTTACAGATTTCACAGATATTGAAATGGCAAGGGCACTTGAGATTACCTCTATGAACTTGCCGCTGATCTCTGAAGATATATGGGCATAA